A window from Malassezia restricta chromosome I, complete sequence encodes these proteins:
- a CDS encoding peroxin-6 encodes MPPAHVAAEAQACAEADVDVAYVSVALEDALRDARTGASPLAISIVPRREACTSRTALWAAGRIVWARPLRPEMAEEAEVHARMAVYVHPALAGSTDVAVRAVEPVRLAAVYVAVAAGDYERLAADQAGVQDALDGRIVCTHACMPLLGTTARVLMSEPVAQGVVDASATRVYVIQERPAAAAEEDVAAAPPAIDERFLACDTSASPAFRARLMPHAQLVRDAIEAWQRRGNDAYVDIESVVLVRERALAHLALFDGDWAVATVWPDRKPRVVRVCMTSDALALDEAYVPPMLLQNLCDGATFDPMREVALHLDPLPPHVAEEAIELAEPPSKPPLMPCAEHMCIATIASPVTTDRAYDAQCADALRAYLADHPRILREGDVIAVALTAGRARFQHMDTAREQTPAASQMLHLPGHPPTYLRDAVYFCVSELTPELVDPETLQRRIPTTMPALRQWCLTLLASGSMAGAGCWVDAHTTRILQSGTVQRRVVTDVHGWLGLASDTPPCPPDHTPLTQPGSAWSRLASLLHAALSPRAQSLGVHVHLLLQGARGVGKRMLVRWAAQRVGVHVLELPSTMLVGDTDAHTEGALRARCERVRSCMPCVLLLRDIDLLVRRGAGEAAQQAVVKMLHRCLSDDGGVPLVIGTVDDAEACPSALRALFPETIELRPPSEPVRAQLLRMALETCEPGADVDVHALAVQTAALLADDLRDVVDRARLASIQRLGAAGTSDLVAARPVVSAADLDDALAAVRARYSESIGAPKIPNVTWDDVGGLAHVKHEILDTVQLPLEHPELFSDGVKKRSGVLLYGPPGTGKTLIAKAVATSCALNFFSVKGPELLNMYIGESEANVRRVFQKARDAKPCVVFFDELDSIAPQRGQQGDSGGVMDRIVSQLLAELDGMASGSAASDVFVIGATNRPDLLDPALLRPGRFDRLLYLSVAETHDAQLHILQALTRQFVLDDDVGDLRVIAEQCPFHLTGADFYALCSDAMLKAMSNKAAEIDAVVARLNAEPRAPEHAHWPHPLTVPFYLSEVAQPHEVRVRVSRRHFEEALRELSPSVSPQEMAHYRQVQQAFSQPSDPAAAEGLDTPPSRHEALDTAAAGPHTAPP; translated from the coding sequence ATGCCCCCTGCTCATgtggcggcggaggcgcaggcgtGCGCCGAGGCGGACGTCGATGTCGCGTACGTCAGtgtcgcgctcgaggacgCACTGCGTGATGCGAGGACGGGCGCGTCTCCCCTAGCGATATCGATCGTCCCGCGTCGCGAggcgtgcacgtcgcgcacggcgctgtgggCCGCCGGCCGCATCGTGTGGGCGCGGCCTCTGCGCCCCGAGATGGCCGAGGAAGCCGAGGTGCACGCGCGCATGGCTGTGTACGTGCACCCTGCTTTGGCGGGCTCGACGGACGTCGCGGtccgcgccgtcgagcccgtgcgcctcgctgccgTGTACGTGGCTGTGGCGGCCGGCGACTacgagcgcctcgctgccgaCCAGGCGGGCGTGCAAGACGCGCTGGATGGGCGCATCGTGTGTACGCATGCCTGCATGCCCTTACTGggcacgacggcgcgtGTGCTTATGAGCGAGCCCGTCGCGCagggcgtcgtcgatgcgtcagcgacgcgcgtctaTGTGATCCAAGAGCGACCtgccgcggccgccgaggagGACGTCGCTGCGGCGCCACCTGCGATTGACGAGCGCTTCTTGGCGTGCGATACGAGTGCGTCGCCTGCCTTtcgcgcgcgcctcatgccgcacgcccagctcgtgcgcgatgcgatcgaggcatggcagcggcgcggcaaCGATGCGTATGTCGATATCGAGAGTGTGGTGCTTGTGCGTGAGCGAGCGCTCGCGCATCTGGCTCTCTTTGACGGCGACTGGGCCGTCGCGACCGTGTGGCCAGATCGCaagccgcgcgtcgtccgtgtGTGCATGACAAGCGACGCCCTCGCGCTTGACGAGGCGTatgtgccgccgatgctgctgcagaaCCTGTGTGACGGCGCGACGTTCGACCCCATGCGGGAAGTCGCGCTGCATCTCGACccgctgccgccgcatgTGGCCGAGGaggccatcgagctcgCTGAGCCGCCGTCCAAGCCGCCGCTGATGCCGTGTGCCGAGCACATGTGCATCGCGACGATCGCGTCGCCCGTGACGACGGACCGCGCTTATGATGCGCAGTGTGcagatgcgctgcgcgcgtaCCTCGCTGACCACCCACGCATCCTGCGCGAGGGCGACGTGATCGCCGTCGCCCTCACCGCcgggcgtgcgcgcttcCAGCACATGGACACGGCCCGCGAGCAGACGCCCGCTGCGTCGCAAATGCTGCATCTGCCGGGCCATCCGCCGACGTACCTGCGCGATGCGGTCTACTTTTGCGTGAGCGAGCTCACGCccgagctcgtcgatcccgagacgctgcagcgccgcatcccGACGACCATGCCGGCCCTGCGGCAGTGGTGCCTGACCCTGCTAGCCTCGGGCAGCATggccggcgcaggctgcTGGGTCGACGCGCACACCACGCGCATCCTGCAGAGCGGCACggtccagcgccgcgtcgtgacGGACGTGCACGGCTGGCTCGGCTTGGCGTCCGACACGCCGCCCTGTCCGCCCGACCACACGCCCTTGACGCAGCCAGGCTCCGCGTGGTCGCGCCTCGCCTCGCTGCTGCACGCGGCCCTATCGCCCCGTGCGCAGTcgctcggcgtccacgtgcacctgctgctccaaggcgcacgcggcgtGGGAAAGCGCATGCTGGTGCGCTGGGCCGCTCAGCGCGTGGgtgtgcatgtgctcgagctgccGAGCACGATGCTGGTGGGCGATACGGATGCGCACACGGAgggcgcgctgcgtgcgcggtgtgagcgcgtgcgctcgtgcatgccgTGCGTTCTCCTGCTGCGGGATATCGATCtgctcgtgcggcgcggcgcgggcgaagcggcgcagcaggccgTCGTCAAGATGCTGCATCGGTGCCTGAgtgacgacggcggcgtgccgctggtGATCGGCACCGTGGACGATGCGGAGGCGTGTCCTtccgcgctgcgtgcgctgttTCCCGAGAcgatcgagctgcgtcCGCCGTCAGAGCCGGTGCgggcgcagctgctgcgcatggcgctcgAGACGTGCGAGCCCGGCGCGGATGTCgatgtgcatgcgctcgctgtgcagacggccgcgctgctggccgacgacctgcgcgacgtggtcgaccgtgcgcgcctcgcgtcGATACAGCGCCTCGGTGCCGCCGGCACGAGCGATCTTGTCGCAGCGCGCCCGGTCGTGTCGGCGGCTGATttggacgacgcgctcgcagctgtgcgtgcgcggTACAGCGAGAGTATCGGTGCGCCCAAGATCCCGAATGTCACATGGGACGATGTCGGGGGCCTCGCGCATGTCAAGCACGAGATTCTCGACAcggtgcagctgccgctcgagcatcCGGAGCTGTTCAGCGACGGCGTCAAGAAGCGCAGTGGTGTGCTGCTGTACGGCCCGCCCGGGACGGGCAAGACCCTGATCGCAAAGGCCGTCgcgacgtcgtgcgcgcTCAACTTTTTCTCAGTCAAGGGCCCCGAGCTGCTCAACATGTACATTGGCGAGTCGGAGGCGAATGTCCGCCGCGTGTTCCAAAAGGCACGCGATGCCAAGCCGTGTGTGGTGTTCTTTGACGAGCTGGATTCGAttgcgccgcagcgcggccaGCAGGGCGACTCGGGCGGTGTGATGGACCGCATCGTGAGtcagctgctcgccgagctcgatggCATGGCGTCAGGCTCGGCTGCGAGTGACGTGTTTGTGATCGGCGCGACGAATCGACCGGACCTGCTGGACCCGGCGCTCTTGCGGCCGGGCCGCTTTGATCGCCTCCTGTACCTGTCGGTGGCCGAGACGCACGATGCACAGCTCCACATCTTGCAAGCGCTCACGCGCCAAtttgtgctggacgacgacgtcggTGATTTGCGCGTGATTGCGGAGCAGTGCCCCTTCCACCTGACGGGCGCCGACTTTTACGCGCTGTGCTCGGACGCGATGCTCAAGGCCATGTCGAACAAGGCCGCGGAGATCGATGCCGTGGTCGCGCGCCTCAACGCCGAGCCGCGCGCGCCCGAGCACGCGCACTGGCCGCATCCGCTCACCGTGCCATTCTACCTGTCGGAGGTCGCGCAGCCCCACGaagtgcgtgtgcgcgtgAGCCGACGGCACTTTGaggaggcgctgcgcgagctgtCGCCGTCCGTGTCGCCGCAGGAAATGGCGCACTACCGACAGGTCCAACAGGCCTTTTCGCAGCCGAGCGACCCGGCGGCCGCGGAAGGCCTCGATACCCCGCCGTCcaggcacgaggcgctggacacGGCGGCTGCGGGACCCCACACGGCCCCTCCATAA
- a CDS encoding malate dehydrogenase produces the protein MKVTVIGAAGGIGQPLSLLLKQSPYVTELSLYDVVNAPGVAKDISHINTPAPVSGFLPDQDGLAQAVKDARLIIIPAGMARKPGQTRDDLFNVNASIAYGIAEGIAKSAPQAFVLVISNPVNSLVPVFAEVLKSHNVFDPKRLFGVTSLDLVRASTFVAEVTGRPQDADKFHVPVVGGHSGTTIVPLVSRTQPAAQLDQAQIEQLTHRIQFGGDEVIQAKNNTGSATLSMAFAGARFANAVLAAAQGATSDLPEYSYIDLTADEAGGRAIQDVVGHVPFFSVPITLGPNGVEKIHALGELSSYERQLVSQAVEGLQGNIAKGVSFKPTKL, from the coding sequence ATGAAAGTGACGGTCATtggtgctgctggtggTATTGGCCAGCCTctctcgctgctgctcaagcAGTCGCCCTATGTGACGGAGTTGTCGCTGTACGATGTGGTGAATGCGCCTGGTGTGGCGAAGGACATCTCGCACATCAACACGCCGGCGCCCGTGTCGGGCTTTTTGCCGGACCAGGAtggcctggcgcaggccgtgaaggacgcgcgtctgATCATCATCCCGGCTGGTATGGCGCGCAAGCCTGGCCAGACGCGTGACGACCTGTTCAACGTCAACGCCTCGATTGCGTATGGCATTGCCGAGGGCATCGCCAAGTCGGCGCCCCAGGCGTTTGTGCTGGTCATCTCGAACCCGGTCAACTCTCTCGTGCCCGTGTTTGCCGAGGTGCTCAAGTCGCACAACGTGTTCGACCCGAAGCGCCTGTTTGGTGTGACGTCGCTCGAcctcgtgcgtgcgtcgacgtTCGTGGCGGAGGTGACGGGCCGTCCGCAGGACGCGGACAAGTTCCACGTGCCTGTGGTCGGTGGCCACTCGGGCACGAcgatcgtgccgctcgtgtcgcgcacgcagccggcggcgcagctcgaccaGGCGCAGATCGAGCAGCTCACGCACCGCATCCAGTTTGGTGGTGACGAGGTCATCCAGGCCAAGAACAACACGGGCAGTGCTACGCTCTCGATGGCCTTTGCGGGTGCGCGCTTCGCGAATGCCGTGCTTGCTGCCGCGCAGGGCGCTACGTCGGACCTGCCCGAGTACAGCTACATTGACCTGACGGCAGACGAGGCCGGAGGCCGCGCGATCCAGGACGTGGTCGGCCACGTGCCTTTCTTCAGCGTGCCGATCACGCTGGGCCCGAACGGTGTGGAAAAGATCCACGCCCTCGGTGAGCTCTCGTCGTACGAGCGCCAGCTCGTGTCCCaggccgtcgagggcctgcAGGGCAACATTGCCAAGGGCGTGTCGTTCAAGCCGACGAAGCTCTAA
- a CDS encoding conserved oligomeric golgi complex subunit 7: MAEADAVAWLNREMRGLAPSRASGTWTQRVAESGAADPQHVETRLAELHRRIRSARSEHAAEIETQIQRARANVPQAAEQAQQVAREATHFRAALQALHHSEPPAALACVHRLTDIQHRMQHARNLLQAADAWSYVEADVHAHIQERDYARAAQRIADVRDSLAQFAHSEHVSAQTAVLARLSDTLLREVQPVLAAAITSGDVDAMELCAAVYARLQQDDALAELYLPARAERVHRVWADTDATLPAKMAQLGDALVALADEEVHTFAPRLFGNEAAVVIAHTLATLSPSLATCVATAQAPLPDMVQAYEVAHAWAARLEALLRGATTQPVVQLRGSRDWQPYIEEAFAPFKAAYRALEEAYIEQAWSDTQPSFAAQLDRAMVSSLSDDMAPWLQCVTLVAELLHDQVMLARALRTEALQRAHALGAPLSDTQAALHASLDPGVAHRLSSTMDLLRQRYQSHARVNAPMHLAQADDLDALHDWSLIRAGAKMLGVVREAGEAMDTALRAAQRLVMELVLTVFRQHLDMYVAHGAWREHAPARTDPRVPMPTFSLSPTEGMVRLGEGLLNLPRLFEALVEREWANFAYGVHALDDERPCKTRTLSAKMLTHDMPDDTLDYVLSAWLRSLTLALLASLQQDALPRIVASRECDRAQLAADLDYLSTIASALNASSSALREWVDVLQLDARAASALPASSPLRASRAFALVWTT; this comes from the coding sequence ATGGCCGAGGCTGACGCGGTGGCGTGGCTGAATCGTGAGATGCGGGGCCTGGCGCcatcgcgtgcgtcggGAACCTggacgcagcgcgtcgcggaGAGTGGTGCGGCGGATCCGCAGCACGTCGAAACGCGGCTCGCTGAGCTGCACCGCCGCATTCGCTCGGCGCGTTCAGAGCATGCCGCCGAGATCGAGACGCAGATCCAGCGGGCGCGCGCGAATGTGCCGCAggcggccgagcaggcgcagcaggtaGCGCGTGAGGCCACGCACTTCCGAGCGGCactgcaggcgctgcaccACAGCGAGCCTCCGGCCGCGCTGGCCTGCGTGCATCGACTCACGGACATCCAGCATCGgatgcagcacgcgcgCAACCTGCTCCAGGCGGCCGATGCGTGGTCGTATGTCGAGGCGGATGTGCATGCACACATCCAGGAGCGCGACTATGCGCGagccgcgcagcgcatcgcggacgtgcgcgatTCCCTCGCGCAATTCGCGCACAGCGAGCATGTGTCGGCTCAGACCGCGgtcctcgcgcgcctctCGGACACGCTCCTGCGCGAAGTACAGCCCGTGCTGGCAGCCGCGATCACGTcgggcgacgtggacgcGATGGAGCTGTGTGCGGCCGTCTATGCGCGCCTTCagcaggacgacgcgctcgccgagctgtACCTGCccgcccgtgccgagcgtgtgcaCCGCGTATGGGCCGACACGGACGCCACGCTGCCTGCCAAGATGGCGCAgctgggcgacgcgctggtCGCACTGGCCGACGAGGAAGTGCACACGttcgcgccgcggctcTTTGGCAacgaggcggccgtcgtcatcgcccaCACTCTCGCGACGCTCTCGCCGAGTCtcgcgacgtgcgtcgCCACAGCCCAAGCGCCCCTGCCGGACATGGTCCAGGCGTACGAGGTAGCTCATGCGTGGGCCGCtcgtctcgaggcgctgctgcgcggcgcgacgacgcagcctgtcgtgcagctgcgtggATCGCGCGACTGGCAGCCGTATATCGAGGAGGCGTTTGCGCCGTTCAAGGCGGCGTAccgcgcgctcgaagagGCGTACATCGAGCAGGCATGGTCCGATACGCAGCCGTCGTttgccgcgcagctcgaccGCGCAATGGTCTCGTCCCTGtcggacgacatggcgccgtGGCTCCAGTGCGTGACGCTCGTtgccgagctgctgcacgaccAGGTCAtgctggcgcgtgcacTGCGTACCGAGgccctgcagcgcgcgcacgctcttggcgcgccgctctcTGATacgcaggcggcgctgcatgcgtcgctggacCCGGGCGTCGCACACCGCCTGTCGTCGACGATGGACCTGCTTCGGCAGCGGTACCAGTCGCATGCGCGTGTGAATGCACCGATGCACCTCGCGCAGGCCGACGacctcgatgcgctgcacgactGGAGTCTGATCCGCGCGGGGGCCAAGATGCTCGGCGTCGTTCGCGAGGCGGGCGAGGCGATggacacggcgctgcgcgccgcacagcGTCTTGTGATGGAGCTTGTGCTGACCGTGTTCCGACAGCATCTCGACATGTACGttgcgcatggcgcatggcgcgagcatgcgccgGCACGCACGGATCCACGTGTGCCCATGCCGACGTTCAGTCTGAGCCCGACAGAGGGCATGGTCCGCCTCGGCGAAGGGCTGCTCAATCTGCCGCGCCTCTTTGAGGCGCTGGTCGAGCGTGAATGGGCCAACTTTGCGTACGGCGTGCATgccctcgacgacgagcggccgtgcaagacgcgcacgctgtCGGCCAAGATGCTGACGCACGACATGCCGGACGATACGCTGGACTATGTGCTGAGTGCGTggctgcgctcgctgacgctggcgctgctggcgtcgctgcagcaggaTGCGTtgccgcgcatcgtggCGTCGCGTGAGTGCGACAGGGCGCAGCTTGCGGCGGATCTCGACTACCTGAGCACGATCGCCTCGGCGCTgaacgcgtcgtcgagcgccttgcgcgAGTGGGTCGATGTGCTCCAACTTGATGCGcgggcggcgagcgcgctgcCAGCGAGCAGCCCACtacgtgcgtcgcgcgcctttGCGCTCGTGTGGACGACATGA
- a CDS encoding 3-deoxy-7-phosphoheptulonate synthase produces the protein MSEEIVYANDTRVTGYEQLMSPQELMRELPVSETSKATIARARHDAARVINGQDDRLLVIVGPCSIHDVEQAKDYARRLHEAYEQRWKDGLVVIMRAYFEKPRTTVGWKGLINDPDLDGSFKINSGLRVARQLLLDLTSMGVPVACEVLDTISPQYLSDLYSWGAIGARTTESQLHRELVSGLSMPIGFKNSTDGGIGVAVDAIRASSQPHAFMGVTDQGTAAIVKTSGNTDLHIIHRGGKSGTNYDAASVETSKANLLKALPERHPSIMIDVSHGNSNKDFRNQPRGSADIAAQLARGQKAITGIMIESHIHEGKQSEPKNGSTRADLSYGVSITDACVSWETTVHMLDELHAAILQRRQAT, from the coding sequence ATGTCAGAAGAGATTGTGTATGCCAACGACACGCGCGTGACGGGCTACGAGCAGCTCATGTCGCCGCAGGAGCTCATGAGGGAGCTTCCTGTCAGCGAAACGTCGAAGGCTACGATCGCCCGCGCccggcacgacgcggcgcgtgtgaTCAACGGCCAGGACGACCGCCTGCTCGTGATCGTCGGTCCCTGCTCGATCCACGACGTCGAGCAGGCGAAGGACTATGCCCGACGACTGCACGAGGCGTACGAGCAGCGCTGGAAGGACGGCCTCGTGGTGATTATGCGCGCGTACTTTGAAAAGCCGCGCACCACGGTCGGCTGGAAGGGTCTGATCAACGACCCTGACCTGGACGGCTCGTTCAAGATCAACTCGGGTCtgcgtgtggcgcgccAGCTTCTCCTCGATCTCACGAGCATGGGTGTGCCCGTAGCGTGCGAGGTGCTCGATACCATCTCGCCACAGTACCTCTCGGACCTGTACTCGTGGGGTGCGATCGGCGCGCGTACGACCGAGTCGCAGCTGCACCGCGAGCTGGTGTCGGGTCTCTCGATGCCGATCGGCTTTAAGAACTCGACGGACGGTGGCATTGGCGTGGCGGTCGATGCGATCCGCGCATCGAGTCAGCCGCATGCGTTCATGGGCGTCACGGACCAGGGCACCGCCGCGATCGTCAAGACGTCGGGCAACACGGACCTGCACATCATCCACCGTGGCGGCAAGAGCGGCACGAACTATGATgccgcgagcgtcgagaCCAGCAAGGCCAACCTGCTCAAGGCTTTGCCGGAGCGGCACCCCAGCATCATGATCGACGTGAGCCACGGCAACAGCAACAAGGACTTCCGCAACCAGCCCAGGGGCTCCGCGGACATTGCCGCTCAGCTCGCACGTGGCCAGAAGGCCATCACCGGCATCATGATCGAGTCGCACATCCACGAAGGCAAGCAGAGCGAGCCGAAGAACGGGAGCACGCGCGCCGACCTCTCGTACGGCGTGTCGATCACCGACGCGTGCGTCAGCTGGGAGACGACCgtgcacatgctcgatgagctgcacGCAGCGATTCTGCAACGTCGACAGGCTACGTAG
- a CDS encoding importin subunit beta-1 → MNAGELLTHSLSPDHATRQAAEQALEAAARDSYPMYMTSLSSEMASEAALVHIRTASGLALKNALVAREARRAQDYADRWTALSAEARDQVKSKVLMTLSSSEPRAGTVAAQVTAAIAAIELPRGMWPDLVSQLLAAIGDLHNPCQRQAALQAIGFTCEVVDPAVLAAQSNEILTAVIQGARKEETSPEVQLAALRALLNSLEFVRLNFEREGERNFIMQVVCEATQSPHVAVKVAAFENLVRIMQLYYDKMRFYMEQALFGLTVLGMRDPEPHVALQAVEFWSTVCDEEIELSLEAAEALEFNEEPAHVSYHFAQIALPEIAPVLMELLALQDEDTDEDEWDTSKAAGTCLGLLAQVVGDHIVALAVPFIEGNVKSPDWRRRDAALMCFGSIMDGPESKLLTTLVTQALPTVLETLHDPSPAVKDTTAWTLGRMCEFAPDAITPELQLGPLIQALLGALQDEPRIVTHACWALINLAEHKGILSSLDDPDPPTTSLSPYFEMIVTQLMLVTDRPNNESNSRTSAYEALASTIAHCATDCLAHVSTVLVHILERQEALHAMVPQLIGLDDRNNWAELQSNLCSVLIAAVRRLQHGMAPIGDRLMTSLLTLIQNSAKQPTVLEDAFVAVGTVIVALEADFEKYLEAFLPFLVEGLRNHEEHQLCTISVGIVGDVCRSLGENASRYTETLILALLEDLQSPLLHRNVKPHILSCFGDIALAIGPAFEAYLSTAMAVLQQASMVQNAPESTDYEMMEYVNDLREGIAEAYVGIVSGFRSADKADVLLPYMDYTIAFIGIVASDMDRSETLLRNTIGLLGDIASAYPSGPVMAKLQQPWVMEYIKVGRSRGNGPETRKTSNWAREMLKKAVGAPVL, encoded by the coding sequence ATGAATGCCGGTGAACTGCTCACCCACTCCCTGTCGCCGGACCATGCCACCCGACAggccgccgagcaggcgctggaggcagcggcgcgtgaTAGCTACCCCATGTACATGACATCGCTGTCGAGTGAGATGGCGTCGGAGGCTGCCCTCGTGCACATCCGCACCGCCTCCGGCCTCGCTCTCAAAAAcgcgctcgtggcgcgcgaggctcggcgtgcgcaggacTATGCCGACCGCTGGACGGCGCTCTCGGCAGAAGCGCGCGATCAGGTCAAGAGCAAGGTGCTCATGAcgctgagcagcagcgagcctCGTGCCGGCACCGTCGCGGCGCAAGTCAccgccgccatcgccgcCATCGAACTGCCGCGCGGCATGTGGCCGGACCTCGTGTCGCAGCTCCTCGCGGCGATCGGTGATCTGCACAACCCGTGCCAgcgccaggcggcgctccagGCCATCGGCTTCACGTGCGAAGTCGTCGATCCCGCCGTGCTCGCCGCCCAGTCGAACGAGATCCTCACGGCCGTCATTCAGGGCGCACGGAAGGAGGAGACGTCGCCCGAGGTACAgctcgctgcgctgcgcgcccTGCTCAACTCGCTCGAGTTCGTGCGCCTCAACTTTGAGCGCGAGGGCGAGCGCAACTTTATCATGCAGGTCGTCTGCGAGGCGACGCAGTCGCCTCATGTCGCCGTCAAGGTCGCGGCGTTCGAGAACCTTGTGCGGATCATGCAGCTATACTACGACAAGATGCGCTTCTACATGGAGCAAGCGCTGTTTGGCCTCACGGTACTGGGCATGCGCGATCCCGAGCCGCATGTGGCGCTCCAGGCCGTCGAGTTCTGGTCCACGGTGTGTGATGAGGAAATTGAGCTCTCGCTCGAGGCCGCCGAAGCGCTCGAATTCAACGAGGAGCCGGCACACGTGTCGTACCACTTTGCCCAGATCGCGCTGCCCGAAATTGCGCCGGTGCTcatggagctgctggcccTGCAAGACGAAGATACCGACGAGGACGAGTGGGACACGTCCAAGGCCGCCGGCACCTGTCTTGGCCTGCTTGCGCAGGTCGTCGGCGACCAcatcgtcgcgctcgccgtgccgtTTATCGAGGGCAACGTCAAGTCGCCCGActggcgccgtcgcgacgccgcgctcatgTGCTTCGGCAGCATCATGGATGGCCCCGAAAGCAAGCTGCTCACGACGCTCGTCACACAGGCGCTGCCGACGGTCCTCGAGACCCTGCACGACCCATCGCCGGCCGTCAAGGACACGACGGCCTGGACGCTCGGCCGCATGTGCGAGTTTGCGCCAGATGCCATCACGCCCGAGCTCCAACTCGGCCCGCTTATTCAGGCGCTTCTGGGCGCGCTGCAAGATGAGCCGCGGATCGTGACGCATGCGTGCTGGGCGCTCATCAACCTGGCCGAGCACAAGGGCATCCTGTCCTCGCTCGACGACCCGGACCcaccgacgacgtcgctgtCGCCGTACTTTGAGATGATCGTGACGCAGCTCATGCTCGTCACGGACCGGCCGAACAACGAGTCGAACAGCCGCACGTCCGCGTACGAGGCCCTGGCCTCGACGATCGCCCACTGCGCCACGGActgcctcgcgcacgtcAGCACGGTGCTGGTGCACATCCTTGAGCGCCAGGAGGCGCTCCATGCGATGGTGCCGCAGCTCATTGGTCTGGACGACCGGAACAACTGGGCTGAGCTGCAAAGCAACCTGTGCAGTGTCTTGATCGCtgccgtgcgccgcctgcagcaTGGCATGGCGCCCATCGGCGACCGCCTCATGACCTCGCTGCTCACGCTTATTCAGAACAGTGCGAAGCAGCCCACCGTGCTGGAAGACGCCTTTGTGGCCGTCGGCACGGTGATTGTGGCCCTCGAGGCTGACTTTGAAAAGTACCTCGAGGCGTTCCTGCCGTTCCtcgtcgagggcctgcGCAACCACGAAGAGCACCAGCTGTGCACGATCAGCGTCGGCATCGTTGGCGACGTGTgccgctcgctcggcgagAATGCCTCGCGGTATACGGAGACGCTGATTCTCGCGCTCTTGGAAGACCTGCAGAGCCCTCTGCTGCACCGGAACGTTAAGCCTCACATCCTCAGTTGCTTTGGCGATAtcgcgctcgcgatcgGCCCAGCCTTCGAGGCGTACTTGTCCACGGCGAtggctgtgctgcagcaggccaGCATGGTGCAGAACGCGCCCGAGTCGACGGACTATGAGATGATGGAGTACGTCAACGACCTTCGCGAGGGCATCGCCGAGGCCTACGTCGGCATTGTGTCGGGCTTCCGCTCGGCGGACAAGGCCGACGTCCTCCTCCCCTACATGGACTATACCATTGCGTTTATCGGCATCGTGGCGTCCGACATGGACCGCTCCGAGACACTGCTGCGAAACACCATCGGTCTCCTGGGCGATATTGCCTCAGCGTACCCATCTGGGCCCGTCATGGCcaagctgcagcagccGTGGGTCATGGAGTACATCAAGGTGGGTCGCAGCCGCGGCAACGGCCCCGAGACCCGCAAGACGTCCAACTGGGCGCGCGAGATGCTCAAAAAGGCGGTCGGCGCCCCTGTCCTGTGA